In Woeseia oceani, one DNA window encodes the following:
- a CDS encoding sodium/proline symporter, giving the protein MSIQLVFLLLYFIAMVGIGAVVMRRSGRGTEEFLLGGRCLGPGVTALRLQSSSMSGYMFLGAGSLGYTQGYFGMWYALGDIGGGILNLSVLGRRMRKLSQILGSITSIEYLEHRYPSKWTRGIAAPIALFCIFFYVLAQFIAGGRGLEIVSGVSYPVALAVAIGVIVLYTYLGGYLAVAYTDFVQAIVMLVGMLWVLIGTLQAVGGLSDGNQAIGALDPTLLTMWGRGLAFEGQWGIVIGALLIFSIGYMGWPHVVVSHMAMKRPGVARKAGVYSLLFNVLFIPGPYLIGLFALLLVPTLANPEMAVFSVAEAVLPPFAVGIVMAAIMAAIMSTADALLLQSGTIASQDIYARFINRSMSEQQMVWVSRVIVLSLAVIGYAIAVVEPPAVASIVIFSTTVLGSAFVPAYVCAVWWKKANAAGAIASMLAGTLSSVSWELLAMPAATGLDPMVIGLALSTTTIVVVSLLTQKSHPVPERIRRAIDETARLSPIPASLRRGQDSSLSAQADILAREHS; this is encoded by the coding sequence ATGAGCATCCAGTTGGTATTCCTGCTGCTCTATTTCATTGCCATGGTCGGTATTGGTGCTGTTGTCATGCGTCGCAGCGGCCGTGGTACCGAAGAGTTCCTGCTCGGGGGGCGGTGTCTTGGCCCCGGCGTTACTGCGCTCAGACTGCAAAGCTCATCGATGTCCGGCTACATGTTTCTGGGCGCGGGCTCGCTCGGCTACACCCAGGGCTATTTCGGGATGTGGTACGCGCTCGGCGATATCGGCGGCGGTATTCTCAACCTGTCGGTGCTCGGCAGACGAATGCGAAAACTCTCGCAGATTCTGGGCTCAATCACTTCAATCGAGTACCTAGAGCACCGCTATCCGTCGAAATGGACCCGTGGCATTGCTGCGCCTATCGCACTTTTTTGTATCTTCTTTTACGTGCTGGCGCAGTTCATTGCGGGTGGGCGCGGTCTTGAAATTGTCTCTGGTGTTTCTTATCCCGTCGCTCTCGCCGTAGCCATAGGAGTTATCGTTCTTTACACCTACCTCGGTGGCTACCTGGCGGTTGCATACACAGACTTTGTACAAGCCATCGTTATGCTCGTTGGCATGCTGTGGGTCCTGATTGGAACATTGCAGGCTGTTGGTGGCTTGAGCGACGGAAATCAAGCTATTGGCGCGCTGGATCCCACCTTGCTGACAATGTGGGGGCGCGGTCTGGCATTCGAGGGTCAGTGGGGCATCGTGATCGGAGCGTTGCTGATCTTTTCAATCGGCTACATGGGCTGGCCGCACGTGGTGGTGAGTCACATGGCTATGAAACGGCCGGGCGTTGCCAGGAAAGCCGGCGTCTATTCACTGCTCTTCAACGTACTTTTCATCCCGGGTCCCTATTTGATCGGTTTGTTTGCATTGTTGCTGGTGCCGACGTTGGCCAATCCGGAGATGGCAGTATTTTCTGTCGCGGAAGCCGTGCTGCCGCCATTTGCTGTTGGGATTGTGATGGCGGCGATAATGGCGGCCATCATGTCAACCGCCGATGCTTTGTTGCTGCAGTCGGGGACGATAGCCAGCCAGGACATCTACGCGCGATTCATCAACAGAAGCATGTCCGAGCAACAAATGGTTTGGGTGTCGCGGGTCATCGTATTGAGCCTGGCGGTCATCGGCTATGCCATTGCCGTTGTGGAACCGCCGGCCGTCGCCAGTATCGTGATCTTTTCGACAACCGTATTGGGTAGTGCGTTTGTGCCTGCCTACGTTTGTGCAGTCTGGTGGAAGAAAGCCAATGCCGCAGGAGCGATCGCTTCCATGCTTGCTGGTACGCTCAGCTCGGTCAGTTGGGAGTTGTTGGCGATGCCCGCGGCTACGGGTCTGGACCCGATGGTTATTGGCCTGGCGCTGTCGACTACGACGATAGTCGTGGTCAGCTTGCTGACACAAAAATCGCACCCGGTACCCGAGCGAATTCGACGAGCAATTGATGAGACAGCGAGACTCTCCCCGATACCGGCTTCGCTCCGTCGCGGGCAAGATTCCAGCCTGTCGGCACAAGCCGATATTCTGGCGCGCGAACATAGTTGA